The following proteins are co-located in the Bacillus oleivorans genome:
- the murD gene encoding UDP-N-acetylmuramoyl-L-alanine--D-glutamate ligase: protein MRKINTFFHKKILVLGLAKSGVGAASLLHKLGAFVTVNDFKPLSENPEAQGLLQEGIKVICGSHPIELLDEGFEYIVKNPGIHYENPLIEGAIKRGIPVITEVELAYLVSEAPFIAITGTNGKTTTTTLIYEMLKADEKQPLIAGNIGTVASDVAQVATSDNTIVIELSSFQLMGIEHFQPKISVLTNLYEAHLDYHHSVKAYWEAKANITKNQTENDWFIFNSDQDVCLAIAHESKARPVPFSTKSKVEDGAYVEDGWIYFCGEAIMKYRDVVLPGSHNLENILASISAVKLHGVSNQAIHKVLTSFYGVKHRLQYIDSIAGRKFYNDSKATNILATKKALEAFDQPIILLAGGLDRGNEFEELIPSLKHVKATITFGETAPKIERVAKEAGIDLIQRVDNVEKAVPRAFEISSEGDVILLSPACASWDQYKTFEVRGDIFIDAVHKLK, encoded by the coding sequence TTGAGAAAAATAAATACGTTTTTTCATAAAAAAATTCTTGTACTTGGGTTAGCAAAAAGCGGAGTCGGTGCTGCATCTCTGTTACACAAACTAGGTGCTTTCGTTACAGTCAATGACTTTAAACCTTTATCAGAAAACCCGGAAGCCCAAGGTCTCTTACAGGAAGGGATAAAAGTGATCTGCGGAAGTCATCCGATTGAATTATTGGATGAGGGATTTGAGTATATTGTTAAAAACCCAGGGATCCATTACGAGAATCCGCTCATAGAAGGGGCTATTAAAAGAGGAATTCCAGTAATAACAGAAGTAGAACTTGCCTATTTAGTGTCTGAGGCACCGTTTATTGCTATTACAGGTACAAACGGGAAAACAACAACAACTACGTTAATTTATGAAATGCTAAAAGCTGATGAAAAGCAGCCATTAATTGCCGGTAACATCGGTACTGTTGCATCGGATGTAGCTCAGGTCGCAACAAGCGATAATACGATTGTGATCGAGTTATCTTCTTTTCAGCTCATGGGAATTGAGCATTTTCAGCCGAAAATTTCAGTGCTGACGAACCTTTATGAAGCACACCTGGACTACCATCATTCAGTAAAAGCTTATTGGGAAGCAAAAGCAAATATTACGAAAAACCAAACTGAAAACGATTGGTTTATTTTTAATTCTGATCAGGATGTATGCTTGGCCATAGCTCATGAGAGTAAGGCAAGACCTGTGCCGTTTTCAACAAAATCAAAGGTTGAAGATGGGGCTTATGTAGAAGATGGCTGGATTTATTTCTGTGGCGAGGCCATTATGAAATATAGGGATGTAGTTTTACCAGGAAGTCATAATCTCGAAAATATATTAGCCAGCATCAGTGCGGTCAAATTACATGGAGTGAGCAACCAGGCGATTCACAAAGTGCTGACTAGCTTTTACGGAGTAAAACACCGGCTTCAGTATATCGATTCGATTGCAGGACGCAAGTTTTATAATGATTCAAAAGCTACCAATATTTTAGCGACAAAAAAAGCTTTAGAAGCCTTTGATCAGCCGATTATCTTGCTTGCAGGCGGACTGGACCGGGGTAACGAATTTGAAGAATTAATTCCAAGCTTGAAACATGTTAAAGCCACCATTACCTTTGGCGAAACTGCTCCAAAGATTGAAAGAGTAGCGAAAGAGGCAGGAATAGATTTAATTCAACGTGTCGATAATGTGGAAAAAGCGGTTCCACGAGCGTTTGAGATTTCGTCTGAAGGAGACGTTATTCTCTTGTCTCCAGCCTGTGCCAGTTGGGATCAATATAAAACTTTTGAAGTGCGTGGAGACATTTTTATAGACGCTGTGCATAAGCTTAAGTAA